The following proteins are encoded in a genomic region of Oryza brachyantha chromosome 11, ObraRS2, whole genome shotgun sequence:
- the LOC102718315 gene encoding pentatricopeptide repeat-containing protein At1g09190-like translates to MSCAAGEPPPLSAAATTPDGWHPRTAERRLLHLLHHSPPARRRPLELLAFAVRHCLPSSPPSPHHLFLAALLLLSSPPPPAQSLLRLIPPHAPPPLPLLNAAIKSLSASSPPLAFGLLSSLRRLHAPDRLSFLPLLGSISSLSLVSAVHALLLRLGFLSHHAISLALLKPYPLPYARVLFDETPQKNKCTVSYNILITACFRASDLRAAHHLFDEMQRYKRSRRSVVSWNAMIVGCAWCKQDDIAVLCFEQMVREGEVAPDDGTLAAVLPVCGRLGNIRVGRWAHEHARKSGLLDRNVHVANAVMDMYCKCGDVHSAREVFKGMRQRSVVSWNTLISGFSLNGHGIEGIELYQEMRTHGEKPNGVTFLGVLACCAHAGAADVGRDIFQSMLLDHGIEPAVEHYGCVVDLLGRSGLLEEAYALIQGMPMKPNAAIWGALLSACHAHSGISIAEVALKELINLEPWNSGNYVLLGNLYAETGRWEEAGNVRRLMRKMSVQKAPGQSLIEEAEFQFTNA, encoded by the coding sequence ATGTCTTGCGCTGccggcgagccgccgccgctgtccgccgcggcgacgacgccggaCGGGTGGCACCCGCGCACGGCGGAGAGACGCCTACTCCACCTCCTGCACCACTCCCctcccgcgcggcggcgcccgctcGAGCTTCTCGCCTTCGCCGTCCGCCACTGCCTCCCGTcgtcccctccctccccgcaccacctcttcctcgccgcgctccttctcctctcctccccgccgccgccggctcagTCGCTTCTGCGCCTCATCCCGCCTCACGCCCCGCCCCCGCTGCCTCTCCTCAACGCCGCCATCAAGTCACTCtccgcgtcctcgccgccgctcgcgtTCGGGCtgctctcctccctccgccgcctccacgcaCCCGATCGCCTCTCGTTCCTGCCCCTCCTAGGTTCCATATCGTCTCTTTCGCTCGTCTCCGCGGTCCacgcgctcctcctccgcctcggcttcctTTCCCATCACGCCATCTCTCTCGCGCTCCTCAAGCCGTATCCTCTACCATACGCTCGCGTCCTGTTTGACGAAACTCCCCAGAAGAACAAATGCACCGTCTCCTACAACATACTCATCACGGCCTGTTTCCGAGCCAGCGATCTTCGCGCCGCACACCACCTGTTTGACGAAATGCAGCGGTATAAGCGCTCCAGGAGGAGCGTGGTTTCTTGGAATGCTATGATCGTGGGGTGTGCGTGGTGCAAGCAGGACGACATTGCAGTCTTGTGCTTTGAGCAGATGGTCAGGGAGGGTGAGGTGGCACCAGACGATGGAACCCTTGCTGCTGTGTTGCCGGTTTGTGGGAGGTTGGGGAACATCAGGGTGGGAAGATGGGCACATGAGCATGCACGTAAGAGTGGGTTGTTAGACAGGAATGTACATGTTGCAAATGCAGTGATGGATATGTATTGCAAGTGTGGTGATGTTCATAGTGCAAGGGAGGTATTCAAGGGAATGCGTCAGCGGAGCGTGGTGAGCTGGAACACCTTGATCTCAGGATTTTCATTGAATGGTCATGGGATTGAGGGCATCGAGCTTTACCAGGAGATGAGGACACACGGAGAGAAGCCCAATGGAGTGACATTTCTGGGGGTGCTTGCGTGCTGTGCGCATGCTGGGGCtgcggatgttggaagggacATCTTCCAGAGCATGCTACTGGACCATGGTATTGAACCAGCAGTTGAGCATTATGGTTGTGTGGTAGATTTACTTGGAAGGTCTGGCCTTCTTGAGGAGGCTTATGCTCTGATTCAAGGCATGCCGATGAAGCCTAACGCTGCGATATGGGGTGCACTTCTAAGCGCATGCCATGCTCATTCCGGGATCAGTATTGCTGAAGTGGCATTGAAAGAACTTATTAACCTTGAACCGTGGAACTCAGGAAACTATGTGTTGTTGGGCAATCTTTATGCAGAAACAGGACGATGGGAAGAAGCAGGCAATGTGAGGAGACTGATGAGGAAGATGAGTGTGCAAAAGGCTCCAGGGCAGAGCTTAATTGAAGAAGCTGAGTTTCAGTTCACAAATGCATGA